tttaaaattaaattaatacccatccacagaattatattattttatatactgtattttaatacatttgtatgactgtcaattatttcatgagagttataacggacctaagcaaattttgaacttttgtaactggacctttgctaaaaatagttgagtagccctggcCTAAACCATATTTCAGCtatattattttctgttggCCTAAACACTAAACAGAAACAGGTTTTGCTTGCTTTAACAGTAGTGCTGTAATTGCTTGTATAATAATAAGGGGAGGAGTATTGAATCAGTGTATGAATTTATCAgtttcaaaaccaaatttttgaaaaaacaatcgaAAAATTGCGACCAAATCATGTATTATAGtattgtaaacatttgtaTTATACAGATGACTGTAACTGTGCTTGTACTCCAAATTagtttattctaattttctgctAGTATGTTTAGTTGTGATTTTCAGTGTCAAAATACTTGTATATAGCAAAATGGCAATATAAATGATTTCCAGCTGTGatacaaaaacttgtaaattagtatttaaattgcaatacatttgctctgttttaaattttatgaaatttatattcttAGAATGACAGCTCATGTGTAAAACAGCCACTGATGTATTCCTCCACCACCTGCACTCAACCTCAGAGACATGTGCAACAAACACCATGTCTATCAAAAGGACCAAGCATACCATGAACATCACATGCATTTGTTTGACGTGAAGACCACCTTGTGCTGCTAGATAAATGCTATCAAACTGCAACAGGCCTGAGTGAACTTTATGTCAAACCAAAACTGatgaaaatcaatgaaaagccTTATTTAAGTACTGGCTTATAACAGCAGTTACAATAATGAAACTGATCAATAGTCAACCCAAAAGTCAATCACTGACTCTTACTCCAGCAACAACTACAGACTATCAGCAGTGATCACATGATTTGGCAATGGACATTATTTATATTACTGTAACAATGTTCATCATTATTCCTTAAAACAGAGTAAACATTGTATACTGTGCTGCATTTGCCACAATGAGACACtgacaaaagaaacatttcagaGAACTTATATATGTAAATTTATTGTCAGTGCTGGTCTTAGGCCATTGCCAGTGATTTAACCAACTTGAGCCCCATGCTGCTTGGTATCGAAACAGAAATAGCATTTCTTTGCGCAAATCACAGTGTTCACAATTTGTTCTCGAATCGaattatcaatattttttttaaactttttctcgAAAGAGAATGTGAACTTGGtgaaaacatatcacaaaGCAAGAGATTTGGTGGgagctgatttgcaaagagtttaTATTTGGTTAACGTTGTTATGAATATTGATACATTGGCAAAATGCCCACTATCAGTTCTTGCATTGCGCTCGTGTTCAGTAAGGCCTGTTATGTATAGTGTACAAcacaaaaatgacaatttatGGACTGGCTGTGTTGAATGAAGTGGAAATCACAATGCACAAATTACAGTTAATGCCACGGCACTTACAAACAATGTGCGAAAATAAATGTACCCAATATTGAGCTTTATACCATTCAAATAGCAATTGTAATACAGTTAAAGCTCAATAACTTGACTTCATTTGAAtggaaatttaaacaatttaaggcaacttaacctaataaaatgcatgtaaactaCTAGTAGTGACAAAAAgttctttttgttttccaGAGCATAGTTAGCACTAGTTATCTCAAAATTAGTGAAAAAATCGTTATTAATAGAAATAAACACCATAGTGATTTAATGATTTGATTCAATATTGGGTTAATATAGGCTAGAAGTTTCGCCTGTTCATCTAAACTTGTCTAACTCAATGCCTCTTCAACTCAAACatatgattttaactttagcGTATCACATTTAACAACTTCAGCTGAAGGTTATACTCAATATATGCAACAACAAATGGAAACAACTGTTATGTGAACAATTTAAGAAACTAAACTAAGTGAGACCAAAGCAGTTGTAGAGCTCCACAAGGCTAGTGCACTAAGCCAAGCATATCAGACTTAAACAGATATAGCAGTAGCACAGCAACAAACATGAGTAATATATCTAATAACATCATCTTGCTGTGTAATACTTCCTAAAGAACAAATCTCACTCAGAAGTTTCGCCTGTTCATCTAAAGTTGTCTAACTCAATTCCTTTTCAACTCAAAGatatgattttaactttatcGTATCACATAAATTTAAGAACTTCAGCTGAAGGTTATACTCAAAATATGCAACAACAAATGGAAACAACTGTTATGTGAACAATTTAAGAAACTGAACTAAGTGAGACAAAAGCAGTTGTAGAGCTCCACAAGGCTAGTGTACAAAGCCAAGAATATCAGAGTTAAACAGATATATTAGTAGCACAGCAACAAACATGGGTGATAAATCTGATAACATCATcatgttgtgtaatacttctacaacaacaaatttcACTTTTACCACAtctaatttacaaaaaagagTCCATGTAAAAGATGATGAATGAATGCAACTATTATACCCCAGTCATGTGTTTATGGTTATTTGCAGCAAATTTTACCAGCCTATTATAACTGGAAGTAGGTTGATTGGTCCTTAAACTTTGTGTTAATAGGTTTACCACTTTTCGATGTCATTATTatgcaattgttttaaagttggaCCTAAGACAACAATGTACACAACaaccttttgtaaaatatgaacaatgGAACATTTCTGAAAGCAGTAACCCAGGAAATTTAGCCAGATttagttttgcaatttgttagCCGGTAGTGTGCTAAGTGTGCAATAAAATGTGAGCAAAGGCAaggcaaaaatgattaaaaaagatcCTAATTGTAGCTCTGTAGTTGCAACTGatataaaagtatatttacCGGTAGCCTTACATAGGCTAACTACACAAACTACTCAGAAAACTATTCATATTTCGTTTTACATCCTACCGGATTCTTCACTATGTTTATGATACACTGAAACATGTCCTAATCCTTTGCCGACTTTTCTTGGAATATTAGTAAGTTTTAGTCAGACATAAAACGTAGGTTTTTCACACATATGCTTATTACTGGTACTTTACCACAAGTTTCGGCTTTAGCATTACCCTTGTCCTGTGGTGATGACGAGATTATTCAGACGCCACGTAAGCTCCATACCTCATTAAATTTGGTAGTTTCCATCTTAACTTCGCAACGTTTACTTTTAGAGTATAACTAATATTTTAAACAGCTGTGCAAGTGGCAGTTACAGTTAACTTCATCAATTGCAGGTCTGGATcagtttgatacaaaatgaCCACAATAAATCGATCACGTGACTTTGTTGTTAGTTTGATTATTTTCACCGTAACCATTAGAGACGATGTTTCCATCAAAcctttgaaagttttaataaattctttGCTATGTGCTTCGTAGTATTTTAGGATTGatttataatgaaaataaaatcattaaaatgaaCAGTTAGGCCTATTTCTTACTCCATGccgtttaaaataaaattttattctttgcCACTATAGGCTACTATTGTGGTGCACGTTTCAGCCTTTCAGGCCACATTGGCCCGTTTTATTTGTGGTAAATACCATCGTAATTTTTTATGTCTTTGCGACCATTTACGTGAGTAGAATTTTTGGTCACTCATATTTAaggtataaaataaaatgaaaactatgTCATTGAATGGATACGTTATTGCATTCTTATTGTATAATTAGAAGATACGGGgttgtcaataaaatgaacatCATATTGACAAAACTTGTCAAGTTGGGGTGAGCATAAAAGTACCATGACCCTTGCGGCGGAATACTTCATCACCGTTAGATAAGAGACTCATTCAATTTAGTCAGTAATCACAACCTCTAACCTTATGACCATCAACTGCAAGTGTAgcttaaaatttgtttttttctgctgGCTTGTGTGCTTGGCATGAAAGAACGTTGTGAATGCGCTTTAAAGTTGAGAAAGGAAGTTTTAAAGGCTTTGAGACTAATTTTCAAGTCATGGTGatttaaaatgcaaaactaGTGACTTGACTAACATTGTTCTTAGGTGGAATATATTGTGTTAGCGGCATGTAGCTTACTCATTACACTGCAAACTCCTTACAACTATGCGctgcaaaaaaatatgatCGAAATTTACGTTTAAGTGCAATAATATCTTGAGGTTCAGGATCTCCCTAGGGCATAATAAAGTTAATGAACAATACATACCTGGAGAAAATTGATCGTtcggaaaaatgttttcattccCGGAGTGGTGTTCGTGTGTTTTTTGCCTGAATGGGAAGGTTTGTGAGAAGTTAATATTTATGGTAGGCATAGGCGATCCAAGTACGAAGTACGCAAAAGTTAGATGAAAACAACCTGGTACTTTCAGTCTGACTGTAGGTGGTTGCTGTGATCTGGTTGATGCTTGGATCTATGATAGCTTAAAGGTAGTTAATCAATATTAATTTCTTGGCCATAAATGAAAGAATTATAGTAAAGCATTACTAAGCATGCGAATTTGACATTTTCTTGACACACCTTTCATCAAATCTACCAGCAAGCCGCAGATAAATCTACGGATAACAGACCATTTTTCACTAGAGAAAAGTTGATTGTCAACAAGGCCCTTAAACTCAATGAGTGACAAGTTACTAATCATATGTTTAGCAGTGAAAAACTCCTGATATAGCTGATGGGCGAAGAAATACTTCACATGGCCGTCAAACACGCGGCTGGTAGCAGTGAAATGGGCGTAAATTCCGACGACGATATCCTGTATCTCGTCTGGTTTAAGACCAACTGTTTTGAGGTCGTCTCGTGTGATGACAACTGAAGACCTCATGGTAGCTTTGTAGGCCACTTCACTGAGCtgtgatataaaaaaagttataTCACGTTTTTGTTATCATTACAACTTTGGTTaattaaaactataacaatCTACTGACCTGCCCCATAAGTAAAGTGATGTCTTGGTGTTTTGCGTGATTACTACATCTCAGATTTTCCAACACAGTTGAAAATACCCGAGTGGTTGTGTTGATTTCGCCAACATTTTTGGAAGGATTTAGACCTGCTGCGATTACCAATTGGAGTAACAATGGGTTAAAACACAACGAGAAGACAACTGGTGCGCTCTCAGAGAGATCTTTCCACAGCTTGTCGGCCGATTCACCCGAATAGGCATAGAATAATTTCTTCATACTCTCATAAGGGAGGTCACCAAGCAGGATTGTGGCGTCAGGGCGTAGGGACTCAGGAAGTGCAATAACGCTGTGGGGCCTGGAGGTAAATATAAGTTTAACCTTTCGAAGGAAATGTTTGCAGCAAAGATTTGCAATTAAATCTGGTACACTTTGGGGAGTATCATATGACACTTTAGGTGCGTTCTTGTTGAAAGACCAGTCAGCTTGATCCATGCCGTCAAACAGCAGGAGACATTTCTTCTGATTCTTTTTTACCCATTCCCACACGTATTCACAAGTGGCATCGTCCAGTTCTGGAAAATTGTTATCTATCAGCAGTGTACGTAGGTTTAGCTTTTCGCCGTCGGGTAAATCCATAAACCTAGAGTACAAGCAAAAGTATTCTTGGGTCTTGGCCAGACGTTTCGACAACGTAGTCTTTCCGGATCCAGGAAAACCGACAATTGCCGAGAATCGTTCGCTGGACTTTAGTAAGTTATCAAAGGAAACATTTCTATTGTGTTTCATCCCCTTCGGCTTTTCAGTTGACGGGGCATAGGTTTCATGTTCAGGGACTGCACCTCCCTCGAAGAAAGAAACTTCACTGTAATTTGGATGGACAACTGGAATATCTGCTGCTGAAACTTTGATTCCGGCTTGTAGCCTGATGTCGTCTTCACGACGTTCAAGTTGCACCTGGCGAACTTTTTCAAtggcttttttcattttccgaTCTGATGACCAAATAAATATCAATTTCAATCTCAACATctttatttttcaagaaatttaagtaaatatttttcaactatTCAGTTGGGATCGATAAATATCTTGCTTgtttacttactttttttgCCCGAAAATAACTTTCCTAAAAGAgtaaaatcaaacaacattaaaacactataattaaaataaatgtcttcgaaaatatcataattataaaataGCTGATTGAAGCTAAATGCTCCATCGAATTATCAACACTACGACGATATTTCTAATGTAATTTGGATTACAGATAATTAATGAGATAAAGACTTACTGAACTTTGGCATGAGTCGagatttttgtttcatattgGTAGCATTGCTGGTGGAAAACCCTTTTTCTTGACCTGAAAGAACTTTCCAgtattgaaatttaatttacatcttttttaaccgcaacaatgCATACAGAAGAAAAACGATTATCATTAACTTAGTACGTTATctagttaaataaaaatgttttaccatTGAAAGGTGCATTTATACTTggaatttctttgtttggttcCATACGTGCTCTAAACGTTGATGGCTGGTTGGATAACTGACTTCCTTGATTTGCAGCTGGTCAGTAGAACAGCATTTTAAAGAggaaaagcacaaaataaacGCTTATATATTGCACATAGCAATATTTGATGTTTCTGTAATGTCTAATTGTCAGGATATGTGAACAAAGTAATTGTGTTTTTTGAACCTactttataattataaacgttttttaattttgataaaattaaaatcaccaaacaattttttaataattgaGATTAAATTCATTGTTTTATAGACGATGCCAGTTGTATGGTTAGTATTAAGTAGGGTTTTGCTGTTTATGCTAACTAAGGAAGCAATACCTGGATTGAATGAAACATTCAAAGATGGAGATGTTTCTGGGCTGGAATCTAACTGACGGCTCGTGCTTGGTAGATCAGAGTTGGCTGGTGTGTTTGCAGCTTGAGAGAAAACTGCTTGCTTGGTTTGGATACCACTTGAGTTTtctaataaaacaattttgttttgactgAATTACGATTGTTTTCAGTGcaacaaaacaagcaaatgtGTATTGTGGATTAAATCTTGCATTTAAACCATTATCATAATGCTTATTTTGATTCAATAAGGGTTTAGTTGTCTGAGCCGCAAGATTGAACTTTGTTGTACAAGTAACAACACCCTGGTAATGAAATCTTTAAGTTCTACGGTACAGCCTAATGGTAACAAATTTTACAGCCTAGTACTAATAATTTTTCATCATCACCAAATACAAAACAGAGTTAGATGTAATTCGATACGTTTTAAAGGAATTTACCCGGCATCTGAGCAATAGATCTGGATAAAGTTATTTCTATGAGTTAAATGATATTATTATTGTGGCGAGGTCTTACATatcattttgctttaaatattGATGAACTCCATGTTTTGAAGGGAAATTATTACTGTTTTCTTTTGGGAAAGCTTCAGTGTAGATGGCGCCATTcaagtaaaactttaaaagatAGCTTCGATATtaattatatgctgccaacAGTGCGTTAGTTGAAATATGAAAATGCGAATGTAGACAATAAAAACGTTCAACGTCTTGCAATGCACGTTTTGTTCCGTTTTGTTAACAACTGAAGAAGCAATGACATTGTTCATTGATCCCTCTCGTTGTCACTTGTTTCTCCACTGCTACTGTTtgtgttaattttaaattctcAATGTTTTTCGTTCTGCTCCTGCTTATAGTAATTACAGACAATGTATTGTTAATGTTGGTTAACATACGGCCTAAGAAGTGATGATTTATAGGTGTTATGAATTTCGTTTAACTAACGATGGGTTTTGTTAGTtaacaaaacatgtttagtATCCATTAACTGCTTTTTAGTCTATAATCTAATCATTACCTGAAGACGATACCTCAGTGTTCAAAGCATTGGATTGATTGGTCACTTCTGAGGTGTCTGTGTGGGGCTCAACTTGTGGATTTGCTTCGATCGGTTGCTTTGGATGGGTCACATCAGGTGGATCTAGAAATGAAAATGTCAACAAACACAACCATACGTACAaatgtaataactaataactaaCATATGAAATAGAAACACAAATATAATCTAAGCAAAATCCAAACAAACAGTCCACAGGTTGGCAGATAATACAAAAGCGACATATTTGGAtcagattttaaacaaacgtTAAAGCATCGAATATGCACCTGGTGTTGGGGTGTTTAATTGTGGAGGATCAAAGGAATTATTTGCCGACTCCTGCTGCTCAATGCTTGGTTCAAATCTTTTTGCAGAATCTTTAAAGTATATGGTAAGCTCAAtgagaaagaaaaacaatgtgatacCATAAAGAAAGACAATAAGCACTTTACAAGATAAAGTTGTATGGTTTTATAATGCTTACTTAAaggatttatttttttctctttaacttgtgttggttttatatttttcaagtcTCTGATGTCtttttgcttatattttctGTTGTCTCGGTATTGTCTTTGATCGTGATGTTGGTATTGTCTTTCATCGTGGTGATAAATTTTAGGAGCATAATTAATCGTGACTGTTCCTGTGTAACGACAAAAGTAAAGATTTTCATCTATAAAAAGGCATCACAATAATATGGAAACATAATTTGATAAATGCAACTAATAGGCTTTATCTtaagtatttaaaaacaattgggTGCCTACGTATtcagcaaaacattttcataaaacttaCCAACTCCGCTTTCAGCCATTTTGCTTGCAAGCTCAATCAACCCTGGATCGATTCTACTTAAAGCACTTTGAGAAGCTTCAGCATTTTCCATAGTTTGCAAGACTTGAATTCTTGCATCTACAGACTCTGGATCtaaagtaaatgaaaaataaaacaaatttcttttttcatcaaatttaaaGGCAAACATCAAAAGGTTCCTATTATTAAGTACAGCAAAGTAGAAAGACATAATCTTTTTAATCCCAAATTATTCACCATGAGGCATCCCCGCTTGTATTGCAACAGCACGTGATGTTCCAGGTTGTTCATCACTTTCACCTGATGAGCTCTCTTCATTGTTATCAGGTTGTACAAGTTGAGGTTTATCTTCGGTCAATCTTTGC
The Clavelina lepadiformis chromosome 4, kaClaLepa1.1, whole genome shotgun sequence DNA segment above includes these coding regions:
- the LOC143451647 gene encoding uncharacterized protein LOC143451647; this encodes MSKPEEQRLTEDKPQLVQPDNNEESSSGESDEQPGTSRAVAIQAGMPHDPESVDARIQVLQTMENAEASQSALSRIDPGLIELASKMAESGVGTVTINYAPKIYHHDERQYQHHDQRQYRDNRKYKQKDIRDLKNIKPTQVKEKKINPLNSAKRFEPSIEQQESANNSFDPPQLNTPTPDPPDVTHPKQPIEANPQVEPHTDTSEVTNQSNALNTEVSSSENSSGIQTKQAVFSQAANTPANSDLPSTSRQLDSSPETSPSLNVSFNPAANQGSQLSNQPSTFRARMEPNKEIPSINAPFNGQEKGFSTSNATNMKQKSRLMPKFRKLFSGKKNRKMKKAIEKVRQVQLERREDDIRLQAGIKVSAADIPVVHPNYSEVSFFEGGAVPEHETYAPSTEKPKGMKHNRNVSFDNLLKSSERFSAIVGFPGSGKTTLSKRLAKTQEYFCLYSRFMDLPDGEKLNLRTLLIDNNFPELDDATCEYVWEWVKKNQKKCLLLFDGMDQADWSFNKNAPKVSYDTPQSVPDLIANLCCKHFLRKVKLIFTSRPHSVIALPESLRPDATILLGDLPYESMKKLFYAYSGESADKLWKDLSESAPVVFSLCFNPLLLQLVIAAGLNPSKNVGEINTTTRVFSTVLENLRCSNHAKHQDITLLMGQLSEVAYKATMRSSVVITRDDLKTVGLKPDEIQDIVVGIYAHFTATSRVFDGHVKYFFAHQLYQEFFTAKHMISNLSLIEFKGLVDNQLFSSEKWSVIRRFICGLLVDLMKAIIDPSINQITATTYSQTESTRQKTHEHHSGNENIFPNDQFSPDIAEKRRIWIEELKTQLERFEKMQFLEWHVDDNNRRRYISLLCELNESSDMELFNMASQRFPTDLNLNCLKLSSSEAAIFCDVLSKQQKELKELDLSNCFSPGDVERLISAISEMPGKV